The Proteiniphilum propionicum genome contains the following window.
GGATATTCTTTGGAGGGAATTGAATTCTGACGACCATGTCCCTATGTCTGTGTCTAGGGACTCGTTGGTGCACAGAGATCTGGATGTTTCGAATCTCGATTTAGGACCTGAGGAAAAGTTTCCTGACGATGATTATGACAATGTTGATGATGAAGAAGATGATGACAACTATTTTGAGGAAGATTTTTGATTTATGCAATGAAACCGCATCCGCATAATAAAAATTTACTGCAGTTCGATCTGTTTGAAAGTGAAAAGAGTATTGTTCACTTCACCACTACACGGATTGGGGGAGTAAGTAACGGCACCTATTCTTCTTTCAATATGGGTAATTTTTCGGATGATAATCCCATAAATATCTATGAAAACAGGCAGATTCTTGCCCGTATGTTTTACATGGATCTTTCACGGTTTATTGTTCCTCATCAAACACACGGCACAAGGGTCTTAAAAGTGGACAGACAGTTTTTAGATATGGATAATGCAGATGCTATTGAAATTATGTATGGCGTTGATGCCACTATAACTAAAGAAAAGGAACTTTTTCTCTGTGTCACAACTGCTGATTGTGTGCCGATACTGCTTTATGACAGAAAAAAGGAGGTTATTGCTGCTATTCATGCCGGGTGGAGAGGTACGGCCGGACGGATTGTTGAGAAAACAATCGTAGAGATGGGTAAGCAATATGGATCTTCGGCAGAAGATATGATAGCCGGCATTGGCCCTGCAATATCTGCTGTTCACTACGAGGTAGGGGATGAGGTGACAGATAAATTTATCAGAAACGGGTTCAATCTTTCCGATCAGACCTTTTTTTACAGGAAAAATTCCACTTCCAAATATCATATCGATTTGAAAGAGATAAATAGACGGGAACTTTTGAGGCTTGGTGTTCCCGAAGAAGGGATTGAGAAAAGCAATTTGTGCACATTCGAAAAACAGGAGCTGTTCTTTTCTGCACGAAGGCAGACTGTTCATTCAGGCAGAATGCTTACGGGAATAATGATGAAGAGGTGAATAAAAAAAGGGAATGAGTATTTAATTCATTCCCTTTTCCCTATTTAAATTACGCGCTTCCGCCAGAAGACTGCATTCAATTAATAACGTGCGCTAACAACGTCCCAGTCTATAACCTTCCATAATTCCTTCAGATGATCTGCGCGGCGATTTTGGTAGTCGAGATAGTATGAATGTTCCCATACATCGAATCCCAAAATAGGAGTTAATCCCTTTGTTATAGGATTGCCGGCATTGCTCTCTTTTTCTATAGAAAGTTTACCGCTCCCGTCTTTTGCCAGCCACACCCATCCTGAACCGAACAGGGAAGCCCCGGCGGCATTGAACTCTTCCTCGAATTTATCAAATGAACCGAATTGTTCACTGATAGCATCAGCCAGTTTACCTTTGGGCTCTCCGCCACCATCTTTTTTAAATGATGTAAAGTAGAGATTATGGTTTAAAACTTGTCCCGCGTTGTTGAATATGGCTCCGTCGCTTTCTTTCACGACAGTTTCAAGATCGGACTTTTCGAATTTTGTCCCAACTGTCAGTTTATTCAAATTGTCCACATAAGCCTGATGGTGTTTACCATAGTGGAGTTCAATTGTTTGTTTGCTGATAACTGGTTCCAATGCATCGGTTGCGTAGGGCAAAGCTACTTTTTCAAATTTCATATTTACTTCGTTTTTATGATTGTTATTTTCGTTGTTCCTTGCTTGAGAATTATTGCAGCTTGCAGTATTGATTGCGAATAATCCTATTAATATGTAATAAATTGGTTTCATACTATTCTGTTTGTTGTACTCGCATTAGCATGTTCTTAAAAGTTTTACACGCATTGCCTTATTGATCGGTATTTTACTGAAAACATTCGTTATGATGCGAATAATTTACCTCCCCGGTCAATAATTCCAGCATACTGAATATTCAATAATATAACGAAATGAATCCTCGAAAAGTTCGGTATCTGTTTTATTCATTGCCGTTAATAATGATAAAATAGCGCAAAAAAAAATCAGTCCGAACGTTAATATTCAGACTGATAGTAGTTTTATAAGAGAGTTATAGTTTTTCTTTATTGTACTTTTAATTTATTTATTGAGCCCTCTTTTATAAGATTGGCATAAGAGTTTTTGAATATTTAACTGATAAGTCCCCTCCGATAACTCTTTTCTACTGAAAATTTTCCAAAATCCTCATTAATTTTAAGCGAGTTGAAAACTATTAAAACCGGATTTGGGGATTTTCGGAGCAGACTCACTGATTTGAATTCAAAAAACTGATTTCGGAAAAAATAACTTTCTTCAAGAATGCTCTTTGTTTAATGTGATTCTATTGAAGCTATGTCCCCTGAACCAACAGGTTTCGATTGTGGTACAGGCTCTTCTTCTGTCTCTTTCTTGTTCTCGAAAATCTCCTGTGAGCGTGAAACCCATTGGCGCTTGCCGAAGATATGTTCCAGGTCCTCAGCATAAATAATCTCTTTCTCCAAAAGAATATTTGCTAATTGTCCGTGTCCGTTGGATTTGTCGGAGAGTATCTGTTTAGCCCTGGCATACTGTTCGGCTATCATTGATTTTACTTCCGCATCAATCAGCTTAGCTGTTTCATCACTGTAGGGTTTAGAGAACATATACTCCTGTCCCGATGAATCGTAATAGCTGAGATTGGGTAGTTTGTCACTCATGCCCAGGTAGGTGACCATAGCGTAGGCCTGTTTGGTAACACGTTCCAGGTCATTCATAGCACCTGAGGAGATTTGTCCGATAAACAATTCTTCGGCTGCTCTTCCACCTAACAGGGAACATATCTCGTCGAGCATCTGTTCCTTGGTGGTTATCTGTCGCTCTTCAGGCAGGTACCAGGCTGCTCCCAGTGCTTTCCCTCGGGGCACTATCGTTACCTTTACCAACGGGTTGGCATGCTCCAGGAACCAGCTTAAAGTGGCATGGCCTGCCTCGTGAATGGCGATAGACTTCTTCTCATTCTGAGTGATGATTTTATTTTTCTTCTCAAGTCCCCCCACGATACGGTCAACAGCATTCATGAAATCCTCTTTCTGAACATATTTTTTCTTCTTACGTGCTGCAATCAAAGCAGCTTCGTTACATACGTTTGCAATATCTGCACCGGAGAAACCCGGAGTCTGCCTAGAAAGGAACTCAATATCTACCGATTCATCAATTTTTATAGGGCGCAAGTGCACTTTGAATATATCTTTACGTTCATTCAGGTCAGGAAGCTCCACATAGATTTGTCTGTCGAAGCGTCCTGCACGCAGCAATGCCTTATCCAGCACATCGGCACGGTTGGTTGCTGCAAGTATGATAACGCCACTATTGGAGCCGAAGCCGTCCATCTCTGTCAGTAGTTGGTTAAGAGTATTCTCACGTTCATCGTTTGAGCCGAAGTTGGTGTTTTTGCCCCTTGCTCTGCCTACCGCGTCAATTTCATCAATAAACACAATGCATGGAGCCTTCTCCTTTGCCTGACGAAACAGGTCGCGCACACGTGATGCGCCGACACCCACAAACATCTCCACGAAATCAGATCCCGATATTGAGAAAAAGGGAACGTTGGCTTCACCGGCAACAGCTTTTGCCAGCAATGTCTTACCTGTTCCGGGAGGTCCTACCAGCAGTGCTCCCTTAGGTATCTTACCACCCAGATTAGTGTAGTTATTGGGGTTTTTAAGGAACTCTACAATTTCCTGTATCTCTTCTTTTGCTTCCGAAAGTCCTGCCACATCTTTAAACGTCACTTTCTGGCTCGAATCTTTATCGAAAAGCTGTGCTTTGGATTTTCCCACACTAAAAACGCCGCTGCCTCCACCTGCCCCTCCCTGCATTCTGCGCATCATCCATACCCAGAACACTATTAGAAGAATAAATGGGGCAAAAGTGATAAGTATTCCCCAAAATTCGGATGTGGTGTCGTAACGAACTTCAATCTCGTAATTTTTTTCATCTTTTATTTTATCGATAAACTCCGACACTGCGTCTGTTGAGGGCACATTTACCTTGATAGAAGGAGTTTTGCCCAGCTTGCTGGCGTCATTCCCAAAGATAAAGCTTGCAGACTCCTCCCGTATGACAGCCTCGGCGGTCTCTTTATTGCTGAATACAACCACACTTTTCACACGGTTGTCTCTGACATATTGCTGGAATTCCGACCATTTAACCTCTTTTACTGTATTGTCCTGCCCGAAGAACCACATACCCATTAGTATGGCAAGTATCGCGGCGTAAATCCAATACGGATTAAACGGCCTATTAGAATTATTAGGCCCGCCAATCTTTGGACGTAGTGTAGGCTGCTTATCTTGTTTGTTATTGTTTGTATTACTCATTTGGCTACCACCTCTTTTCGAAATTTTATATGGGCAACTCTACATGTTTTTGTATGCCCACTGGATAATTAGTAACAATTTTTTAAGGAATAAGTTTTATTCCAATGTGGGAATACGCAATGATTTTGCATCTTCCCAGAGATTATCAATGTTGTAAAAGCTGCGGAGTTCGGGGAGAAAAATATGCACTATTACGTTGCCGTAATCCATACCTATCCATTCGGCAAGCTTTTGTCCGTGTACACGGATAGGGCTCTCTTTTGTGTTTTTCTTAACAATCTCTTCTACCGAATCGGCCAACGCCGAAACCTGTGTCGGGGTGTTACCTTCACAAATAACGAAATAATCACAAATTGCACCCGACATGCCTTTTAGTTGTATTGCGCT
Protein-coding sequences here:
- the pgeF gene encoding peptidoglycan editing factor PgeF, which codes for MKPHPHNKNLLQFDLFESEKSIVHFTTTRIGGVSNGTYSSFNMGNFSDDNPINIYENRQILARMFYMDLSRFIVPHQTHGTRVLKVDRQFLDMDNADAIEIMYGVDATITKEKELFLCVTTADCVPILLYDRKKEVIAAIHAGWRGTAGRIVEKTIVEMGKQYGSSAEDMIAGIGPAISAVHYEVGDEVTDKFIRNGFNLSDQTFFYRKNSTSKYHIDLKEINRRELLRLGVPEEGIEKSNLCTFEKQELFFSARRQTVHSGRMLTGIMMKR
- a CDS encoding superoxide dismutase; translated protein: MKFEKVALPYATDALEPVISKQTIELHYGKHHQAYVDNLNKLTVGTKFEKSDLETVVKESDGAIFNNAGQVLNHNLYFTSFKKDGGGEPKGKLADAISEQFGSFDKFEEEFNAAGASLFGSGWVWLAKDGSGKLSIEKESNAGNPITKGLTPILGFDVWEHSYYLDYQNRRADHLKELWKVIDWDVVSARY
- the ftsH gene encoding ATP-dependent zinc metalloprotease FtsH; the protein is MSNTNNNKQDKQPTLRPKIGGPNNSNRPFNPYWIYAAILAILMGMWFFGQDNTVKEVKWSEFQQYVRDNRVKSVVVFSNKETAEAVIREESASFIFGNDASKLGKTPSIKVNVPSTDAVSEFIDKIKDEKNYEIEVRYDTTSEFWGILITFAPFILLIVFWVWMMRRMQGGAGGGSGVFSVGKSKAQLFDKDSSQKVTFKDVAGLSEAKEEIQEIVEFLKNPNNYTNLGGKIPKGALLVGPPGTGKTLLAKAVAGEANVPFFSISGSDFVEMFVGVGASRVRDLFRQAKEKAPCIVFIDEIDAVGRARGKNTNFGSNDERENTLNQLLTEMDGFGSNSGVIILAATNRADVLDKALLRAGRFDRQIYVELPDLNERKDIFKVHLRPIKIDESVDIEFLSRQTPGFSGADIANVCNEAALIAARKKKKYVQKEDFMNAVDRIVGGLEKKNKIITQNEKKSIAIHEAGHATLSWFLEHANPLVKVTIVPRGKALGAAWYLPEERQITTKEQMLDEICSLLGGRAAEELFIGQISSGAMNDLERVTKQAYAMVTYLGMSDKLPNLSYYDSSGQEYMFSKPYSDETAKLIDAEVKSMIAEQYARAKQILSDKSNGHGQLANILLEKEIIYAEDLEHIFGKRQWVSRSQEIFENKKETEEEPVPQSKPVGSGDIASIESH
- the rsfS gene encoding ribosome silencing factor, with translation MIEKNRLLQSIIEGIQEKKGKNISAIQLKGMSGAICDYFVICEGNTPTQVSALADSVEEIVKKNTKESPIRVHGQKLAEWIGMDYGNVIVHIFLPELRSFYNIDNLWEDAKSLRIPTLE